DNA from Candidatus Tanganyikabacteria bacterium:
GACGGGCTGATGGAAAGCGGCCGTCGCTCCGCCCGCCCCGGACTGGGTGGTCGGCGCGGGCGGCTTGGCCGGCGGGGGCTGCGACTTGACCGGCTCCTGGACGGACGCGGGCGACGTGCCGCCCGTCCCGTTGCCGGACGCGGCCGTCGCCGTGGCGGACTGCTTGGTCGGTGCGGTCGACTTGCTCGGGACGTCGCCCTTGGTCACCGGCTTGGTGGTCGCATCTATCTTGGGTGGCGGCAGATCGGGATCCGGCGCCTTGACCGTCGCCGCGAGCTTGTCCCCGGCCGTACTCGTGCCAAGGGGAGGCTCGACCGCCGGCTTGGGCGGAGCGGCCGGCGGCGCCGTGGCCGCCGATGCGGGCGGCGGAGTCTGCGAGGGCTGCGAAGGCTGGGGCTGATCGGGGACCACCCCGTTGACCGGAATCGGCGTCCCTGAGGAGGAGGAGTCGGGGCTCTTGTAGGCCCCCTTGAACGATTCGCTTCCGACCTTTTGCAAGCAGCGCTCCCCCGTGGTTCTATACCCGAGGTATGGAACCCGGAGCACAGCGGCAAGTACGGGTCTTCGTGTCCTCGACCTTCCGCGACATGCAGGGCGAGCGCGACGAACTGGTCAAGCGCGTGTTTCCGGCGATCCGGAAGCGCTGCGAGTCCCGCGGCGTCGCTTTCAGCGAGGTCGACCTCCGCTGGGGGGTGACCGACGAGCAAAAGGCCGAGGGGCAGGTCCTGCCCATCTGCCTGGCCGAGATCCGGCGCTGCCACCCCTACTTCATCGGCCTGCTGGGGGAGCGCTACGGGTGGGTTCCGGACGAACTGCCCGGGGACCTGCTCGCCTCCGAGGCCTGGCTGGCCGAGGCGCACGGCCGGTCGGTCACCGAGCTGGAGATCCTCTACGGCGTCCTCAACGACCCGGACATGGCCGACCACTGCTTCTTCTACTTCGCGGATCCCGCCGCCAAGGCCGGCGACGCCGAGCCCGAACTGGCGGCGCGGGAGAAGCTCGCGGCCTTGAAGGCGAGGCTACGCGACCAGTCACTTCCCTTGCGCGAGGGCTACCGCGACCCGCGTGAGCTGGGCGCTTGGGTGCTCGCCGACTTCGAGGCGCTGATCGATCGCCTCTTTCCGGCCGAGGAGGCCCCGGACTCCCTGGCCCGGGAGGCCGCCGTTCACGAAGCCTACCTGGCCAGCCGCGCCAGGGTGTACGTGCCGCGAGCGGATCTCTTCGCGCTGCTGGACGCACACGTGGCGGGCGACGGCCCGCCCGTGGCGGTGCTCGGCGCGTCCGGCACGGGGAAGTCGGCCCTCCTGGCCAACTGGGCGCTGGGGCTGCGCGCCGCCGGAACGCAGGTGCCGGTGATCGCCCACTTCGCCGGCGCGAGCGCGCAGAGTGCCGACTGGACGGTGCTCTGCCGGCACGTCATCGCGTCGCTGGCGCGGGCGTTCGGGCTGGGGCTCGCACCGCCGGACGATCCGCTCGCCCTGCGGGAAGCGCTCCGAGACGCGCTCTGGCGGGCGGCGGCACATGGCCGCTACGTGCTCGTCCTGGACGGCCTGAACCAGCTCGAGGACAGGGACGGGGCCCCCGACCTGGTCTGGCTCCCCGTCGACTTGCCGCGCGAGGCGCGCCTGGTGGCCTCGACGTTGCCGGGGCGCGCCCTGGACGAGGCGGGTCGTCGCGGCTGGTCGGGACTGGTCGTCGAGGCGCTCGCACCGCCTGAGCGCGAGCGCCTGGTCCACGACTACCTGGCGCGCTTCGCCAAGGCGCTCTCGGGGGATCGGACGGCCGCCCTGGCGGCCGCCGGCCAGACCGCCAACCCGCTGTACCTGCGCGTCGTGCTGGACGAGTTGCGGCAGCACGGCAGCCACGAAACCCTCGACGCCGTCATCGCCGACCTCCTGGCCGCCCCCGACGTGCCGGAACTCTATCAGCGCGTGCTCGCCCGCTGGGAGGCCGACTACCAGGAGGGACGCCCGGGCCTGGTTCGCGACGCGATGTCCCTGCTCTGGGCGGCACGCCGCGGCCTGGCGGAGGCCGAACTGCGCGATCTGCTGGGCAGCGCCGGCGCGCCCCTCCCGCAGGCCGCCTGGAGCCCGCTCTTCCTGGCGGCCGACGAGGCCCTCCTCAACCGGTCCGGCCTGCTGGGGTTCGCGCATGACTACCTCAGGCAGGCGGTCGAGGCGCGGTACCTCGGCCGGCCGGAAGATCGGCGGGACGCCCATCTGCGCCTGGCGGACTACTTCGCCTCGCGGCCCTTCGAAGGGCGGGCGGTCGAGGAACTGCCCTGGCAACTGGCCGAAGCCGGCGACCATACCCGGCTGGCGGCGCTGCTCGCCGATCCGGCGAGCCTGGAGGTGCTCTTCGAAGGCCGGGAGCACGAAGTCAAGCGCTACTGGGCGCGAATTCGCACCGAATCGGACCTGTCCCTGCCCGCCGCGTACGCCGATCTCGTCGCCGGGGCCCCGGCGCCGCCCGCCCATGTCTGGCGCATCGCCACGCTGCTCGCCGACATGGGCCATCCGGGCGAGGGCCTGGAACTGCGCCGCAGGCTGGTAGCGGAGTACCGGCTGTCGGGCGATGCCGCGGCGCTGCAGGCTGCGGCGGGCAACCTGGCTCTGAGCCTCATGGCGGCCGGGGACCTGGCGGAGGCCGAGGCGCTGTTCGGCGAGCAGGAGGCGCTCTGCCGGGAGATCGGGCACGACGCGGGCCTGCAGGCGGCCCTGGGCTACCGCTCGATGGCGGCGCGAGCCCGCGGCGACCTGGCCGGCGCCCTGTTCCTCCTCGAGCAGCAGGAGGCCATCTGCCGGGCGATCGGCCTGGCCGATGGCCTCCAGGCCTGCCTTGGCACCCAGGCCCTGGTGTTCCGGGAACTCGGCGACCTCGACCGGGCGCTGGCGCTGCTCGGCGAGCAGGAACGCCTGTGCCGCCAGCTAGACCTGCAGCAGGGCTTGCAGGCCGCCCTGGGCAACACGGCCCTGGTCCTGCGCATGCTGGGCGATCTGCGCGGCGCCCTCGACCTGCATGCCCGGGAGGAGCGATTGTGCCGCGAGCTGGGGAATCGCCAGGCCCTCCAGGCCTGCCTGGGGAACCAGGGCATCGTCCGGCGGATGCTCGGGGAGACCTACGCGGCATTGCGGCTGCACGCCGAGGAGGAGCGAATCTGCCGGGACCTGGGCTACAAGGAGGGGCTCAAGGCCTCGCTGGGCAACCAGGCGCTCCTTCACGCGGCCCTGGGCGACCACGAGCGGGCGCTGGCGTTTCATGCCGCCGAAGAGGCGCTGTGCCGGGAGCTCTCCAGTCCCCTCGGCCTGCAGGCCTCGCTCGGCAACCAGTCGCTGGTGCGCCTGGAACGGGGCGAGGTGGACCTGGCGCTGGGCCTGGCGGCCGAGCAGGCCCGCATCTGCGAGGACTTCGGCTTCAAGGAAGGGCTGTCCTGCGCCCTCGACAACCTGGGGCAGATCCTGGCGGCGCGGGGCGATCGCGCCGAGGCGCTCGCGTACTTCGGGGCCGCGCTTCGCCTGGCCGAAGAGCTTGGCCTCCGGGACGGCGTGGCCGAATCGTACGGCAATCAAGCCCAGGTCTGGCTGGCGCAGGGCGAGTACGAGGCGGCCCTGGCCCTGCTCGAGCGCCAGGAGGCGATATGCCGAGAAGTCGGCCTGTCGGAAGGCCTTTGCAAGGCATTGTGGCGGCAAGGAGAGGCACTGGCCACTCTGGGCCGCGGCAGCGAGGCTCGCTTCCTGCTCGAGGAGGCCGCCGAACTCGCCGCCGCCCACTCCCTC
Protein-coding regions in this window:
- a CDS encoding DUF4062 domain-containing protein — its product is MEPGAQRQVRVFVSSTFRDMQGERDELVKRVFPAIRKRCESRGVAFSEVDLRWGVTDEQKAEGQVLPICLAEIRRCHPYFIGLLGERYGWVPDELPGDLLASEAWLAEAHGRSVTELEILYGVLNDPDMADHCFFYFADPAAKAGDAEPELAAREKLAALKARLRDQSLPLREGYRDPRELGAWVLADFEALIDRLFPAEEAPDSLAREAAVHEAYLASRARVYVPRADLFALLDAHVAGDGPPVAVLGASGTGKSALLANWALGLRAAGTQVPVIAHFAGASAQSADWTVLCRHVIASLARAFGLGLAPPDDPLALREALRDALWRAAAHGRYVLVLDGLNQLEDRDGAPDLVWLPVDLPREARLVASTLPGRALDEAGRRGWSGLVVEALAPPERERLVHDYLARFAKALSGDRTAALAAAGQTANPLYLRVVLDELRQHGSHETLDAVIADLLAAPDVPELYQRVLARWEADYQEGRPGLVRDAMSLLWAARRGLAEAELRDLLGSAGAPLPQAAWSPLFLAADEALLNRSGLLGFAHDYLRQAVEARYLGRPEDRRDAHLRLADYFASRPFEGRAVEELPWQLAEAGDHTRLAALLADPASLEVLFEGREHEVKRYWARIRTESDLSLPAAYADLVAGAPAPPAHVWRIATLLADMGHPGEGLELRRRLVAEYRLSGDAAALQAAAGNLALSLMAAGDLAEAEALFGEQEALCREIGHDAGLQAALGYRSMAARARGDLAGALFLLEQQEAICRAIGLADGLQACLGTQALVFRELGDLDRALALLGEQERLCRQLDLQQGLQAALGNTALVLRMLGDLRGALDLHAREERLCRELGNRQALQACLGNQGIVRRMLGETYAALRLHAEEERICRDLGYKEGLKASLGNQALLHAALGDHERALAFHAAEEALCRELSSPLGLQASLGNQSLVRLERGEVDLALGLAAEQARICEDFGFKEGLSCALDNLGQILAARGDRAEALAYFGAALRLAEELGLRDGVAESYGNQAQVWLAQGEYEAALALLERQEAICREVGLSEGLCKALWRQGEALATLGRGSEARFLLEEAAELAAAHSLGRLEPRIRDALGSLA